Part of the Kryptolebias marmoratus isolate JLee-2015 linkage group LG20, ASM164957v2, whole genome shotgun sequence genome, aagatggacgccacagctaatctataattcagtcatttttacacatattgagctaaaatgttgtgtggtagtagctgagagtcatcctcaacacatattctgaaagctaaaagatcAAGTAAGTGTGCGTTTGTTCGAGGATTGTTAGATTTAAAGGAGAAGAAACTCTGATTTCCTCCGTCCTCCTCCAGCAGTGCTGTTTCCTGACTGGGCCTACAAACCGGCCTGGTCTCCTGGTTCCAGGCAGGTGcagctgtggcacttcctgtTGGAGCTGCTGGGCCGCGGCGAGGGAGGGGCCATCGGCTGGGGTGGCGAGTGGGGCGAGTTCGTCATCAGGGACCCCGAGAGGCTGGCCAGGCTGTGGGGCGAGAGGAAGGGCAAACCGCACATGAACTACGACAAACTCAGCCGGGCGCTCAGGTAAACATCTGCTGAATTCACAGAAACCCAAAGAAAATGTCCTCAGATGCAATAGGTCATCACCTGAAGTGACCTGCAGGTAAAAGGTCGCAGACTGACAGGAAACGCTCTCCTCGCAGGTACTACTACAACAAACGCATCCTGCACAAGACCAAAGGCAAGAGGTTCACCTACAAGTTCAACTTCAGCAAACTGATCCTGATCAACTGTCAGCCGCCTCCACCGAGCCACCAGGTCACCGCCCCCGCCCCCACCTTCAGAGCTCCTTCCTGTTCAGCTGGAATTCGgccatttttacaaaaacatatcaAAGATTAACCGTAATATTTAAGCAGCTCTAATAGAAACAGTTGCCTcagctttattatttaatgtgGGTCTGCACGACTTGAATAAGAATCATTtcagaaattgtaccatttaaTCTAAAACCATCTCTGACCTTCTGAAAACTGGTCCTGAGGTTACGGAGGATCCTTCTGAAGTCTGCTGATGGTTTAATTATGTGATAAATTCTTTAGCAGCTGGGATTAGTAAGGAGGCACTTGTTAAAGAGGAAAAGTGCTGTTTaagcaatatttatttaaaaggttcTCTTAGGaatgactaaaaaataaaagcccactTTGCAAATAAGTTAACAACAGGAGGTAATAATTtctaaatctcataaacccatatttttatcacaatggaacatagtaaacatagaatttttttttaaaaaaggtcattttaaattgtaaagttgttccaggtccatgtttccctctgtggagcatctcctcttcttctcccatctgtctgtaaacatctggacctgaggagagcagctgctggaggctgtcccattctgtctgtagaggattctagctgctcaacagtcccGTGTCTTTgctggatgttttatttcatgatgcatcaaatgttttcagctgatgAGAGGTCCAGTTCAGCcctgctgttgtaatggatgcaggaTGTAGTTTAGCAtcgactaatgcacccccataccatcagagaggcggGCTGGATGGTTTAGACCCGTCTGAGCTCAGAACAGCTCTCCTgttttggtccagaggagacacatctgttcacatctggcttcttctttgcctgatagagctttaagcagcatctgtggacggcacggtgaactgtgtttacagacagagttcctgagcagaaccagaaccagccttgacctttgacctcagaggtttccaCAGATTCTTCacatcttttgatgatattatgagcTGCAGATGATGGAATATTCAATTCTTCACAGTTTTCTGTtcaggaacattattctgaaattgttctacTATTTTTAGACACTTTTTATTGCAGACTGAAGAACCTCTGCccgtctttacttctgagagattcagcctctaaaatgctctttttatgtCCAGTCCCTTTTGCCGATTAATCTAATTAGCTGAAATAAAAGCcacagtttcttagtttcaataTTTGTGATGTTTCCtagaacctctgcccatctttacttctgagagattcagtcCTTTTACTGACTAATTAACCTGACTAGTTGTAAACTatttctccagctgtttcttatttgtatcaTTTACtcttacagccttttgttgacttttgtttttaattctgaattaactttaaaagaaaaggtgcAATTTCTTAAACACTCATGTTTACTATATTTGAGAGTGAATAAAATTATGGGTTTgtaggatttgcaaatcattgcattctgattttatttagattttacacaCCTTCAGTGTTAGGGCAGTGCTGTATTTGACATTTCATGTTCTGTCCCAACTTTGACATCAAATCTGATGttcttaatgttttgttttgagcacagcttgttttgtgttgaatgttttttcatttcttccaTCCTTGCATTTcgtcctccatccatccatccgtccgccAGCTGGTCCACCGCAGCCCTCTTCCCCTCCCTTTCCTCCACCCTGAGAGCAGCCTTCCTCTCTGTGGAGGAGCGGGGTCGTTGATGGACAGAGGTAAAGACATCATGATTCCTCCACAGCAGACGTCCAGCTACCTCCGGAGATTCTTTATATTCACTGTACTCTGACAGCCTGACACCTACAGAAATACAGACGAACATTTCTTCCTCCTAAGGTCTAAactttgggtgtttttttttaattttatcaacaaaatgaaaaccaaaagaTGTGTTAAACACACTTTCTTCAGCCAGCCTGTTAACAAAATTATTCTTTACAGGTTCTGGTAAATTTTTGCAATAtaacaatgtgtttttctttctatttctgTAGTgctttacaaagaaaaagaacgATGGAATCGTAAACATAAGCAAACAGAGCTTTTGCATAATAATTATAAAGATATTTCAGCTCTTCAGCATTAATAttctcataaaaacacacattttgaaaCACCTTGCTGTAATTTTCCAGCTGCGAATGCTTTATTGCGCTGTTTTTAGCAGGAATAATGTTAAAAACGTGCTTCAGATTTCATCTGCAGCAGCAAGACGTTATGTTTTGGTTTCCTGTGAAGAGGGAGAACGTGGCTGAATTATGagtttgaagctttttgtttttataatcttGCTGTGATGCAGAAACTGGCTTTAAAAGATGAATTTATGTCTAACATTTGTAGGATTTATTGATctaattaaaactttaactgctttcaaaataaacaaaacactacTTTCAGTGTTAGTTTAAATGTTGGGGAAAACTCCAGCAGGATTTACCACTTTTCCATTTTCCTCATATTCACCCATTTTTTGCATCACATTTATCACATTCAGTGGTTCTGAACTCCTGAAGTTTCTGTGGCTCaaagaaactgtattttgttgacgtcctgtttctgttttcagggcGACAGAGATGGGAAACAATGTAAAAGAAGAATTCTTggccttttttgggggggaattaataattttacatgtgcatgttattttcaaataataacaataataataatacaaacgTACTACTACTGGGTACGTTGAATGGTAAGGCTCTAAAGTTTATTATTATCGAACTAGAGAACGCTTAGTTCTGAattatttactgaaatttgtcaaaaaatgatTAGTACCtaaactgttaaagttaaaacaaaacaaacagaaaataaaatgagcaaaacagtagcttaaagtcAAAACCTAATATAccaaaactgtagttaaaagataaaattaacaaaataattgGCTAAAAGCGTAATTTAGTaacacagtagctaaaagcaaaaaggcgataaaaagacaataatagAGCAGATATGTTTCAGAGAACAAGGTTTTTAAGGAACTGTAACgatctcaatgcatttctatacaaaaaactttgctaataaagttaaacaattcAAAACATATGACAGTCGGCACAATATTCCCAATCGAGCTGGAAGTTTTAATGTATGagtggttaaaatagcacaacgTATGCAGAAGTCGTTTgattgaaaaacaacaaaaagaaagaaagtataaacaggaaaaacagaatgATTACTGATTCAATCAGCAATAAATTTAGgctgtttaaatttttaacaagcagcaaaatgtatttaatttgaattcattagccttggtttttatttaatatttccttaatgaaacttttcaaattaaattatttctgctCTAGAAAGAATTTCTTATTTCTTGTGCACAGCTTCTATTTTTCTCTGAGTGACTTTAAGGCCACCTCAGTGTTTGAGGCGTTAGAAAACGGTTCTGATATCAGCGACACAAATTAAAATTCTGCATCTGAGCACAGCGTGGAGACCTGTGACTGATGTGTCTCTGGTTCTGTCTCCTGACAGCTGCACAGCCTCTGCCTCACCCCTTCCTGCTGCCGTGCTGCCTCCCCAAACCGATCGCGGCGCCTCGGGCTCTCCACGGCCCCTTCCCCTTCATCTCTGCTCCTGCTCATCCGGGGGTCAACCCCAGAGACATGAGGGAATTGGGTGTAAATGCTAATGGCTGGCCACACAGAAGCTCCACAGGGTGGGATGTGAATCACATTGGCTGGGACGTGTTCGGAGGAGAGAAGCAGCCTGAAATTCaagaggagggaggcagagagggGTCAGATGCAGACTGAAGAAAAGTAGACAAAAGGATTACTTTCCTCCCTCGACTCTCTCAAACACAACCTTTCTTTTGTGTACTTCAAAGCTTTTTGTGTTCCTTGAGCTTAAGTTTGTGTTGCAGTTTATAATACATgtggtttaaaatatttaaaatatatagactttttaactatttattgaattagactgtcattttttttaatagaaatattGAAATACTGCTTTCATTTGTCAGTGCTTCGTGGCCCAGCAGAGGAAATGCGCTTGTAAACAATTAACAACGTGGGACTTGTGGTAAATAAAGCAACTGTGCTCAGCTTACATTATTTAGATGTTTGTCTTGCATTTCCACTCCCTGCTTTGAGCTTCATAAAAGTGATAGGAGCTGCATAAATGATGCATTCAAACAGAGactgagattttttattttttttgttcaaggcGCCTTCATGTCTCTTATCTCTGCAGCATCAGGACCAACCACCAGCTGTTGCTGTTCCCACTCCGACCCTGTAGGGGGCAGTAAAGGCAACAAAgatgttttcagtagcatttTCCCGGGATTACAAAAAAGAGGTCTCACTCTGAAGCTATTTTTGGTACTATATTTAAGGACcggattctttttcttttctgtcctcgCCTGTCACGTGTTTTATTATGgcattttaatttagaaataaagtggagaaaaatgaaataataatttccaatgttatttgtaatatttttgtttttttcgtccAAATTTACCAGTTTAAACAACTTTTACAGATTATATGTAATGATTTGAAACTTTATGCGACTAATTTCCTTTATCTTGTTCATATGTATTAACCTGTGTAATTTAGGtttgctaaaaaacaacaacaaaaacaacaaaaacttttgtgcttcttatttattaacattttaatacCGGAAACGCACCTTTTTACGTATACGCGTGACGCGTCACGCAATTTTTAGTATCTTTGGCTGAAATGTCATTTTCGCGCCGAATAttcacaagttatttttgtCGTCTTGCAGCGCGGGAGTTGGCGTTTTTCCCCCTGTGCGGATATTGAAGCTCTGCCGGACTTCATTTAGTCGTTTAAATTCAGTATCGGGCgaaggaaacattaaaaaacaaaatgcagcgGAGCATTGCGTAAGTAGCGACCCGACAGCAGAGCAGGGGGAGTTTCTGGTTTAGCTAGCCGGGTGCAACGTTTGTGTCCGTGAGGCAACCAAATCACCACGTTACGGTGCCATAAGTTGTGTTTGGAGGTTCGAAAGTGTCTTGAAGAGGACCTAGCATGTTCAGTGGGACTTTAATGTATTATAATAGCACTTGTAGCTATCTTATGCTAGTGCTAGCTTAAACTAGCTAACTTCGGAAGCGGTTTAGTAGCTACTCTGGAACACAGAAGctgctaaaattaacaaaatataactGTGACTTTACTTCTGTATGCCAGtttatcaaaacaataaatgaagtAATATAAATGATGTTTGCTATAACAGAAAATACACATCCATTTATCATATCACTGTGTTTTGAGCCTGGTTAAACCATAAATACTGAATGTTTCTGTTCGTCCTTCTCCAGATCATTTTTTCAGCCCAAGAGCAAAGATAAGGACAATCAGAAGAAAGCAACAAGTGAAACAGTGAAGAAgtaagtttctttttaaagtcacacaCCTGTCATCCCACCTGTTTTCACTACTCACATGATCACAATCCTTTAAGCGAGGGGAAAATCCTTTCCATGTGTACTGAATTTAtgctaaaagtttaaacaaagcttcatgttttagcttaataAATTGTATTAATTTAAGGGCTATTGCCCTGTTAGCGTTTGCACATTTGTGTCACggtcagagtacgtgttgtgaatgactcccagcgactaccacatcaaattatatctcagtatctgtcatATTGGCTGATTTATAGCCACTTTTTTATTGCCTAATGTAGATTAGATGGAGGTGGTTACTTTTTGACAGCTCCAATGAAGtccacatcaaatattagcttagtatctgtaaaactttgcaaaatcagttggctgtggtggccatcttgaatttggttgattCCAAAGGTTGTAGAAGTACGGGCAGTGATTACTGtctcagagttttattattatacGTCGAGTACAGGTGTCTGTAACCTTTACGACTGAAAGAGCCATTTTTATCATCTCTCTTATTAATTATAAGTTGTATAGAGCCCCAAAATCTGCTTGAGTCtcagaatttataaaaaaaaatgaaacttttaggttTCATTCATCAGGTTGCTGGTTGTTTATCACTTAAATGTTATGAAAACGCCAAAAATCTTTACTTGCAGTACTTCAAGTAccaggtttttaattaaagtcagATCAATATGTCAACTTTTCTCTTCATTATAAGAATAACTTGCTTCATGTtagaaaaatgtccttttttgaTCCCCCTAAAATCCATAATCTCCAGTCAATGCACTAAACTACTTCCTACATTTACAGCAATCCACCTCAGGTAGATTGAAAATCAGACTTTTCTGGTGGATTTGGAGAACGACTTCAGGCTGTGAGTCAGAAACTAAGTAGAAAGCAAGTTAACAAACCATTAGCTTAACAAAAAAACTCATCGGAGTGAAAACTAGAGACATATTCACACTTACTGCAAACATTTCAACTGGGAGATTGCTAAAAGTAACCCTTCCTTGTTGGTAATTTAGATGTAAATATAACTCAGGTGTTCAGATTTTCAAAAAGCCACTGCAGCAGATGTGAAGGGCCTCATATGGCTCCAGAGCCGCAGTTTGCAGACCCCtggtctagtggttcatgagatactttgctaacagacagacgaggCTGACGCCAACAGTTACTAACTTTGTTTTAGgtaaaaatattgtgcaatgaGTGGTGCTAAGTGTTGGgggtgatgctcagctactaccacaccaggttttagctcaatatatctgtaaaacccactgagttacagccattcttgtgtttacCTTGGTTGactagctgtagcggccatctttaaCCGGCTTGCCTCcgaacattaatcagttgtagatgtgcgtTCAGTTATTGGTTCcagagagtttcgttaaaatctttccagtggttcatgaaatatttagctaacaaacagggttgacccTAACAGTCAATGCCAAACTTTTAGGGAAATGAATATTGTGTAATTTACCAAAAATGCGGAcacagttacatgattgccaACCTTTtatggcagtgggtgataacaTATTTACTTGTAACCCCCCCAGGTTATCGTCACTTCTGCCGTTTCTTTTGGTAATGATATCGTCACTCAAATTTCTCATTTATTCTGTTGCGTTTTTGTGTGAACAGATCTGAGTTACAGAGCAGATAAGAGTATAAACCAGACCTccattcttctgtttgtttaaataaataatctcttTCAATCAGACCTCTTGAGATCATTGATTGAACTGTTTAGGACAAATATTGGCTGATTAGAGGCAAACGACTCTGCAGCTAAAAGGCAGAAACGGCAGTAAAAGGTATCTGAGCGAAAAGCCCGCCATCCAGTTTGACTGACAGCTCTCCATTGATGAGTCAGAcctttttcttatatttttgtcGAGTCATTAAGTTTC contains:
- the LOC108232970 gene encoding transcription factor Spi-C; protein product: MSFQPSREERLSAANRRGRSSCLKVDDMQCSWNSSLGHISSPYWSRAVLFPDWAYKPAWSPGSRQVQLWHFLLELLGRGEGGAIGWGGEWGEFVIRDPERLARLWGERKGKPHMNYDKLSRALRYYYNKRILHKTKGKRFTYKFNFSKLILINCQPPPPSHQLVHRSPLPLPFLHPESSLPLCGGAGSLMDRAAQPLPHPFLLPCCLPKPIAAPRALHGPFPFISAPAHPGVNPRDMRELGVNANGWPHRSSTGWDVNHIGWDVFGGEKQPEIQEEGGREGSDAD